A single Callithrix jacchus isolate 240 chromosome 4, calJac240_pri, whole genome shotgun sequence DNA region contains:
- the GJB7 gene encoding gap junction beta-7 protein, translating into MSWMFLRDLLSGVNKYSTGNGQIWLAVVFVFCLLVYMVAAEHVWKDEQKEFECNSRQPGCENVCFDNFFPISQVRLWALQLIMVSTPSLLVVLHVAYREGREKRHRKKLYVSPGTMHRGLWYTYLISLIVKTGFEIGFLVLFYNVYDGFSVPYLMKCDLKPCPNTVDCFISKPTEKMIFVLLLVITSCLCIALNFTELSFLVFKCFIKCCLQKHSKKFKSSVCECHGLRYVQCGGRGAPPYFRIIIHAWP; encoded by the coding sequence ATGAGTTGGATGTTCCTCAGAGACCTCCTGAGTGGAGTAAATAAATACTCCACTGGGAATGGACAAATTTGGCTGGCTGTCGTGTTTGTCTTCTGTTTGCTGGTCTACATGGTGGCAGCAGAGCATGTGTGGAAAGATGAGCAGAAAGAGTTTGAGTGCAACAGTAGACAGCCTGGTTGTGAAAATGTGTGTTTTGACAACTTCTTCCCCATTTCCCAAGTCAGACTTTGGGCCTTACAACTGATCATGGTCTCCACACCTTCCCTTCTGGTGGTTTTACATGTAGCCTATCGTGAGGGTAGAGAgaaaaggcacagaaagaaaCTCTATGTCAGCCCAGGTACAATGCATAGGGGCCTATGGTACACTTATCTTATCAGCCTCATTGTTAAAACTGGTTTTGAAATTggcttccttgttttattttataatgtgtaTGATGGTTTTAGTGTTCCCTACCTTATGAAGTGTGATCTGAAGCCTTGTCCCAACACTGTGGACTGCTTCATCTCCAAACCCACAGAGAAGATGATCTTTGTCCTTTTGTTGGTCATCACCTCATGCTTGTGTATTGCCTTGAATTTCACTGAACTGAGCTTTTTGGTTTTCAAGTGCTTTATTAAATGCTGTCtccaaaaacattcaaaaaaattcaaGTCCTCAGTGTGTGAATGCCATGGCCTCAGATATGTTCAATGTGGTGGGAGAGGGGCCCCTCCCTACTTCAGAATCATCATTCATGCTTGGCCATAA